GGCTCTGGTTGCCCGCGCTCAGCCTGCGGGTGCTGCCGCGACCGGAACGCTGGCGCAGACGATTCTTCGATCCTCGAGCGGGCCGGGGCAGTATCGCGTCCTGGGTGCCGGGCCCGGGGAGCCGTACGTGCCTCGGCTGGACATTCTGGGCCGAGCACCCCAGCCGTCACGGGTGCAGTCGCGGCGGTCGTTGCTCTACCTCGGGCACCTGTCGGACATGCATGTCATCGATGCCCAATCGCCAGGCCGGATCGAGCCCATGATCGTCTCCGATCACGCTGCGTGGGGGTCGGCATTCCATCCGCAGGATCCGCTGACCGTGCACGTCACCGCCGCGATGGTGAAGGCTTTTGCCGATGCACGGATCAGTCCGGTCACCGGGGCGCCGATGGGAGCCGCGGTGGTCACCGGAGACAGCGCCGACATGCATTCCCATCTCGAATTGCGCTGGTACATAGATGTTCTCGACGGTGTCCCGGTGAGGCCCACGAGCGGCGCTGCGGACGTCTTCGAGGGTGTTCAGGCGTGGCCAGAGGCGCAGTGGGCCTATCGGCCGGGCGATCCGTCGGGAGGGTCGTTCGGCGACTACGGATTCCCGACGCTTCCCGACCTTCTCACTCAGGCGATGTCGGGAACCGTCGAGTCGGTGGGGCTCCCCGTGCCGTGGTACTCGGTCTACGGAAATCACGACACCCTCTTGCTCGGCACGTTCGATCTGTCCTCGCAACTGCACGCCCTCGCCGTCGGTGGTCGCAAGGCGTACACCCTGGAGGCGACGGCCACCTCGGCACTCGCCGGCTATGCGTCGACCGCCAGTCCGTTGCAGCGGATGATCGATGCGCTCGGCGTCGGATCCGGTGCGCGACCCGGCTTTCGGGCGGTGTCGGCCGATCCGGCGCGATACCTGTTCGAGCAACGCGAGTTCATGGAGGAGCACTTCGAGACCACCCCGACGCCGGGTCCGATCGGCCACGGCTTCACCCAACACAACCTCGATTCCGGCGAGACCTGGTGGACGGCAGACCCCACCCCGAACATTCGCACGTTCGGACTCGACACCTGCAACGCAGTCGCCGGACCCGACGGTGCAGTACCCGAGAATCAATTCGACTGGCTCACCGGCCAGTTGGAGCAAGCACAGGCCGAGAACAAGTTGGTGTTGATCTACACCCACCACAACAGCCTGACATTGGAGAACCGAGCGCAGCGGCCAGGGCAGTCGGTAAAGCTTTATGGTGCAGACGAATTCATCGACCTGCTGTTGAAATACCCGGTGGTGATCGGCTGGCTCAACGGCCACACCCACCAGAATCAGATCCTGGCGCACTCGCGAGACGGACGCGGATTTTGGGAGATCACCACCGCGTCGTGCATCGATTTCCCGCAGCAGCAGCAAGTGGTCGAGATCGTCGACAACCGGGACGGGACTCTGTCGCTGTTCACGACTGTGCTCGATCACGCATCTCCGGTCACGCCCGGAAACAGCGGCAGTTACCTGGATCTGGCGTCGCGTAGCCGTGAACTGGCGGCCAACGACTGGGCCGAGAATCCGCTGATGCGACGAGGATCGCGTCTGGATCGCAACACCGAACTGCTGCTTCCCGCGCCGTTCGACCTGAGCACCATCACCGACGCGGCGCTCGAGCAACAGCACCTCGACGAGCATGCGCGACTGATCGCCTACGAGACGAGGCAGGGCCGATGAACAGTGTTCGCAGGAAGATCCTTGCCCTGTCCGCGGTGATGGTCTGCGCGGGGTGCTCGCAGACCGCAGCGCTTGCGCCGGTCGGCGGAGCCGAGCTCGGAAACCTGCGTTACGCAGTCAACGACGTCCTGCTCGAGCAGGGTATCGAGATACTGGTCGCGCCGGTGTGCTCGGGTACAGGTGCCGATATCGAATGTGCCGGAAAGACAACCGGTAACGAGGCGATTACCGGTTCGGCTACCTCGGACGACGCGAGCACCGTCGAGATCAAGGTCGGTACGAAGGTTCTCTACTCGGGCTCCGTGCAGGACGTGCTCGATCGCAACTCGACGGTCGGTGCGCCGTGAGGGGGAGTGTGGTTCTGGCTGCCGTGGTGGTCGTGTCGGCACTGATTCAGGCGCTGACTGTGCTGGGGGATCCGGTTCCGACGTCGTCTCTCGGTTTCGCGGGATTGGTGCTGGCTTCTGTTGCCGCGGTGGTACTTGCACTGTGGATCACCGCGTCGACGGCACTCGATGTGGTGGACGGCAACGCATCCGGTGCGCTGGGTCGGGCCTGGCGACGGCCGGTCGTGCTGGTGTGGTGCGTGGTGCTGACCGGGGTGGCCGTTGCGCTCGCAATCCTCTTCCCGCTGCTCCCGGCTATCGTGATTCTGGTTGCGTTGCTGGTGCTTCCGGCCGCGGTCGACGGGCACCGAAATCCGTTCCACGCAGTCTTGGCTATTGTCCGGAGGTCTCCAGGGCGGTGCGCAGTCGCGGCTGTCGTCACGATCCTGGCCTACATCCTCGGCTGGGTGGTGGCACTGGTCCTGGGTTTCTTCGTCACCGGTGTAGTGGCGGCATTCGTGACGTGGCTGTGGTTCGGCACCACTGCCGCTGTGCTGCTGGTCTATTGGTCGCGGCTGTACCGAAGGGCAACACCGCTTTGACCGCGGTCGACGGCACTCGGCCGCTCGGACCGGGATTCAGCCGCGAGCTCGTCGACCGGCCGCGGCCTCGGCGACGACCTGAGTGATTCGACCTGCACGAGTGTCGTCTCGCACGGCGCTGACAATCCACCAGAGCATCTGCTTGCGAGCGCTTGGTGGAAAGCCGTCCCAGGTGCTCCGAGCGCTCGGGTTTCGGTCCAGCGCCGTGGTCAGTTCGAGAGGTTCCTGGAGGTCTTCGACCTGATCGGCAATCGTCCACCAGCCGTTGGACTTCGCGGCAGCGATGGCACGGCGACCTGCTTCGGTCATGAGGCCGCTGTCTTCCATATCGGCTGCGCGTTGTCGGTTCAGACGCGTCCACGGGCTCTTGGGCCTGCGCGGCGTGAACAGCTGCAGGCTGCGCTCCTCGTCGAGGTTGCTGCCGGTGGAATCGATCCAACCGAAGCAGATTGCTTCCTCGACGGCATCGGGGTACGGGCAGCGCGGTCGGTCGGTGGTGTTGCGCCACGAACACAGCCACATGCCTCGGGTCGAGGTGTGATTGTGTGCCAGCCAGGTGCGCCACTGTGCCCGAGTTTCGGCGTGAAAAATCGGGTAGTCGAATTTCCACGTTGCCGGGTGGTCGGATGCAGACGAAGAAGATTCCGACGCAGTCACGTGCTCGCGCAATCGACTCGTGCCGGTGTTGCCCTGCTGCAGTTCCGCATTTCTTCAGTGTGCTCGTTGTCGAGGGCGTGTGCTGCCGCATTGTTGGGTGAAGTTCCCGAACACCGGACTTCGACACCGTGGTGGGGCGGGCGGGGCTCGAACCCGCGACCAATGGACTAGCGGTAGGGGCGGCCCGTTAGGTCCCACTGGATGCCCTACAGTGTTGTTAGGCAACACGACTCGGGTGGCAGAGTGCCCATCCATTCCGGCCTGTTCTCGCAAGTTCCCGTTCATTATCGATGAATAAACGATGGTCGTATTGCCTGGCTGTAGAGTCCGGTCGTCAAGGTCGGATCTGGAGCGAAAGGGACAAG
The nucleotide sequence above comes from Rhodococcoides fascians A25f. Encoded proteins:
- a CDS encoding TIGR03767 family metallophosphoesterase — encoded protein: MTGLSRRQFVARVGTLAAVWGIAPHVLGQALVARAQPAGAAATGTLAQTILRSSSGPGQYRVLGAGPGEPYVPRLDILGRAPQPSRVQSRRSLLYLGHLSDMHVIDAQSPGRIEPMIVSDHAAWGSAFHPQDPLTVHVTAAMVKAFADARISPVTGAPMGAAVVTGDSADMHSHLELRWYIDVLDGVPVRPTSGAADVFEGVQAWPEAQWAYRPGDPSGGSFGDYGFPTLPDLLTQAMSGTVESVGLPVPWYSVYGNHDTLLLGTFDLSSQLHALAVGGRKAYTLEATATSALAGYASTASPLQRMIDALGVGSGARPGFRAVSADPARYLFEQREFMEEHFETTPTPGPIGHGFTQHNLDSGETWWTADPTPNIRTFGLDTCNAVAGPDGAVPENQFDWLTGQLEQAQAENKLVLIYTHHNSLTLENRAQRPGQSVKLYGADEFIDLLLKYPVVIGWLNGHTHQNQILAHSRDGRGFWEITTASCIDFPQQQQVVEIVDNRDGTLSLFTTVLDHASPVTPGNSGSYLDLASRSRELAANDWAENPLMRRGSRLDRNTELLLPAPFDLSTITDAALEQQHLDEHARLIAYETRQGR
- a CDS encoding YdeI/OmpD-associated family protein — protein: MTASESSSSASDHPATWKFDYPIFHAETRAQWRTWLAHNHTSTRGMWLCSWRNTTDRPRCPYPDAVEEAICFGWIDSTGSNLDEERSLQLFTPRRPKSPWTRLNRQRAADMEDSGLMTEAGRRAIAAAKSNGWWTIADQVEDLQEPLELTTALDRNPSARSTWDGFPPSARKQMLWWIVSAVRDDTRAGRITQVVAEAAAGRRARG